One stretch of Longimicrobiaceae bacterium DNA includes these proteins:
- a CDS encoding nucleotidyltransferase family protein, with protein sequence MASTSEHQRSRSARVRSLLSREGQIVLRANPFGTQADYAQFLHGPVEWKRLLSLAEHERATLPLWRVIRNSPLAAGGDGAKALRALAQVWEFKLFHLERMFEEAIAAFAHEGLTVLLLKGAAAAVSVYGGFSRRPMVDVDLLVEEGRGETAWVLAQEIGWNWDPRRHPRESYSNAHHLPPLYDSFGASCGMEIHTRLWMPDSPFSFGETDLWERSIEVEVKGTRCRVPCVADQLLHTCIHFAWSHRLKSHGWRAFSDVAAYLRSGEIGWDDFVSRAHSAGADSCAYWTLRLARSVCDAPVPAEVLESLRPAGSSRLLDLLERQYVTNLLPDERGTPSLALARRLWRMGIQRGPGSNGIDLPDDPKPMLLRERVRHHVKQLPQWWEYVRRVVQVDSAPE encoded by the coding sequence ATGGCTTCAACGTCCGAACACCAGAGGTCGCGGTCGGCACGCGTGCGCTCCCTCCTCTCCCGGGAAGGCCAGATCGTTCTGCGCGCCAATCCGTTCGGTACGCAGGCCGACTACGCCCAGTTCCTGCACGGGCCCGTCGAATGGAAGCGGCTGCTCTCGCTGGCCGAGCACGAGCGGGCTACGCTCCCCCTGTGGCGGGTGATCCGGAACTCTCCGCTCGCAGCGGGCGGCGACGGAGCGAAGGCGCTCAGGGCGCTGGCGCAGGTGTGGGAGTTCAAGCTGTTCCACCTCGAGCGCATGTTCGAGGAGGCAATCGCCGCGTTCGCACACGAAGGGCTCACCGTCCTGTTGCTCAAAGGGGCCGCGGCGGCGGTGTCCGTGTACGGCGGCTTCTCGCGCCGGCCAATGGTCGACGTGGACCTGCTTGTCGAAGAGGGTCGCGGCGAAACCGCGTGGGTTCTGGCGCAGGAGATCGGTTGGAACTGGGACCCGCGGCGCCATCCCAGGGAATCCTACAGCAACGCCCATCATCTTCCCCCGCTCTACGACTCGTTTGGCGCGAGTTGTGGGATGGAGATCCACACGCGCCTCTGGATGCCGGACAGCCCGTTCTCGTTCGGCGAGACCGACCTCTGGGAGAGGTCGATCGAGGTGGAGGTGAAGGGGACCCGCTGCCGGGTACCATGCGTGGCCGATCAGCTGCTACACACCTGCATCCATTTCGCCTGGTCGCACCGTCTGAAGAGCCACGGTTGGCGTGCATTCAGCGACGTAGCGGCGTACCTGCGTTCCGGCGAAATCGGCTGGGACGACTTCGTTTCCCGGGCACATTCCGCCGGGGCCGACAGCTGCGCCTACTGGACATTGCGACTGGCCCGCAGCGTATGCGACGCCCCCGTGCCGGCGGAGGTACTGGAATCCCTGCGACCGGCCGGCTCGTCGCGTCTGCTCGACCTGCTCGAGCGGCAGTACGTGACCAACCTGCTTCCGGACGAGCGGGGAACGCCCTCGCTCGCGCTCGCCCGCAGGCTGTGGCGCATGGGGATTCAGCGCGGGCCCGGATCGAACGGGATCGATCTGCCCGACGACCCGAAGCCGATGCTGCTCCGCGAGCGCGTTCGGCACCACGTGAAGCAGCTGCCGCAGTGGTGGGAATATGTCAGACGGGTCGTGCAGGTCGATTCAGCGCCCGAATGA
- a CDS encoding AMP-binding protein: MANPAHPQPADRNAAYLLWDSADQAGSRIAIREREEFLTYDRLRARAAALAQAVVNAGVGSGERVVIFLERGSDAAAAYFGVWAAGAVAIMVNETVRARQLEYVLGQAEASLLLTSEALLGRLHRTLDSTVPVLDVASVAAEAEFEPLPRAASDIAQITYTSGSTGMPKGVVASHGNVWAAISTVAEYLGLRPDDRLASILPFSSVYGANQLLCAMRVGAELLIERSPVANQIALSIREAGATVLAGVPALWMQLLTAPEFRDRPIESLRILQNAGGHLAPTAVRQLREVQPQAGIFLQYGMTEVFRSTYLSPEEVDRRPDSMGRPMPGTEILVLREDLTPCEPGEVGELVHCGPTVTLGYWKDPERTAAVYRPHPLRPEAGTVVFSGDLVKRDEEGFLYYVSRRDRMIKSLGFRVGPDEILDVLYASGEIVDGVVTSRPDPRRGEAILAFVVLAPGGSLERLNAYARVELPRYMHPTKIEARDELPRMPNGKHDVLALKRELEGEPAEPAPAIARG, translated from the coding sequence ATGGCCAACCCAGCCCATCCACAGCCCGCCGATCGAAACGCCGCGTACCTCCTGTGGGACTCGGCGGATCAGGCCGGTTCACGCATCGCGATCCGGGAGCGCGAGGAATTCCTCACTTATGATCGGCTACGCGCCCGCGCCGCCGCACTGGCGCAGGCGGTGGTGAACGCCGGGGTCGGGTCCGGCGAGCGGGTGGTGATCTTTCTGGAACGGGGAAGCGACGCGGCGGCCGCCTACTTCGGGGTGTGGGCAGCCGGCGCCGTGGCCATCATGGTCAATGAGACGGTCCGGGCAAGGCAGCTCGAGTACGTGCTGGGCCAGGCAGAGGCGAGCCTGCTCCTGACCTCCGAGGCACTGCTCGGCCGCCTGCACCGGACTCTCGACAGCACCGTTCCGGTGCTCGACGTCGCCAGCGTCGCGGCGGAGGCCGAGTTCGAGCCTCTTCCCCGCGCCGCCTCGGATATCGCGCAGATCACCTACACCTCCGGCTCGACCGGCATGCCCAAGGGGGTGGTGGCGAGCCACGGCAACGTGTGGGCGGCGATCTCCACGGTGGCCGAATATCTCGGGCTACGTCCGGACGACCGGCTGGCCAGCATTCTCCCCTTCAGCTCCGTCTACGGCGCCAATCAGCTCCTGTGCGCGATGCGGGTCGGAGCGGAGCTGCTGATCGAGCGGTCGCCCGTGGCAAACCAGATCGCGCTTTCGATCCGCGAGGCCGGCGCCACCGTACTCGCCGGCGTCCCCGCGCTCTGGATGCAGCTACTGACCGCGCCGGAGTTTCGCGATCGTCCGATCGAGTCGCTGCGCATCCTGCAAAACGCCGGCGGACACCTGGCCCCCACGGCCGTGCGGCAGCTCCGCGAGGTGCAGCCGCAGGCCGGCATCTTCCTCCAGTACGGAATGACCGAGGTCTTCCGCAGCACCTACCTGTCGCCCGAGGAAGTCGACCGCCGCCCGGACTCGATGGGTCGGCCGATGCCCGGAACCGAGATCCTGGTACTGCGTGAGGACCTGACGCCATGCGAGCCGGGGGAGGTGGGCGAGCTGGTGCACTGCGGGCCGACCGTGACCCTCGGCTACTGGAAGGACCCCGAGCGCACCGCGGCCGTCTACCGGCCGCACCCGCTGCGCCCGGAGGCGGGGACGGTCGTGTTCTCGGGCGACCTGGTGAAACGCGACGAGGAGGGGTTCCTCTACTACGTCAGCCGCCGCGACCGGATGATCAAGTCGCTCGGCTTCCGCGTTGGACCCGACGAGATCCTGGACGTGCTGTATGCCTCCGGAGAGATCGTCGACGGCGTGGTGACCTCGCGGCCGGACCCGCGCCGGGGGGAGGCGATCCTTGCCTTCGTGGTGCTGGCGCCGGGCGGCTCGCTCGAGCGGCTGAACGCCTACGCGCGCGTGGAGCTGCCGCGTTACATGCACCCGACCAAGATCGAAGCGCGCGACGAGCTACCGCGCATGCCGAACGGCAAACACGATGTCCTGGCGCTCAAGCGGGAGCTGGAAGGGGAGCCTGCCGAGCCGGCCCCCGCGATCGCTCGAGGTTGA
- a CDS encoding asparagine synthetase B family protein produces the protein MTAILAILGEHSGPADVRGLLGTMAYRGSEVHDVFRCPGAVLAVARDRWETQPEFAGETMIASRGDIHVVCDATLYYKADLLRQLKGAGVIPASHSSADLIAAAYEAFGAECVNVLEGDFSFCVWDTKRRQLFCGRDPFGARSTFHARIDGRLFVASTPHPMLARMGPAAKVSREGVLRAILMRYGDGTVTPWEGISELPAGSRLYADSAGVRVERYWEARGADHYARLTTDEARATLRELLDAACAERAVPQSTALAMSGGYDSTAVFSSLASAAGTIPHILSFALPDGDPGDESPYITAVAESYGTTVNWVEITGVPLYIELERRCRTRSHCHGHTLEIHNRVLARRARTLNARVLLNGHGGDNVFALESWRMADLLRRGRLVELRRYRAARGYRGWRSFVDTCLRP, from the coding sequence GTGACGGCAATACTCGCGATCCTCGGAGAGCATAGCGGCCCGGCCGACGTTCGGGGGCTGCTCGGCACGATGGCCTACCGGGGATCCGAGGTCCACGACGTATTCCGGTGTCCCGGGGCCGTGCTCGCGGTGGCTCGCGATCGCTGGGAGACGCAGCCCGAGTTCGCGGGCGAGACGATGATCGCGTCGCGCGGCGACATTCACGTTGTGTGCGACGCGACATTGTACTACAAAGCAGATCTGCTGCGGCAGCTGAAAGGCGCCGGGGTGATTCCCGCCTCACACTCCTCGGCGGATCTGATTGCCGCCGCATACGAGGCGTTCGGCGCAGAGTGCGTGAATGTGCTCGAGGGCGACTTCTCGTTCTGTGTCTGGGACACGAAGCGCCGGCAACTGTTCTGTGGACGGGATCCGTTCGGGGCGCGGAGCACTTTCCACGCACGAATCGACGGGCGGTTGTTCGTCGCCTCCACGCCGCACCCGATGCTCGCGCGAATGGGTCCGGCCGCAAAGGTCAGTCGCGAGGGTGTGCTCCGGGCGATCCTCATGCGCTATGGCGACGGAACGGTCACCCCCTGGGAGGGGATCAGCGAGCTTCCGGCGGGAAGCAGGCTGTACGCCGATTCAGCCGGCGTGCGGGTGGAGCGGTACTGGGAGGCCCGGGGAGCGGATCATTACGCCAGGCTGACCACTGACGAAGCTCGCGCCACACTGCGCGAGCTGCTGGACGCCGCCTGCGCCGAACGCGCGGTGCCGCAGTCGACGGCTCTGGCGATGAGCGGCGGCTACGATTCGACGGCGGTTTTCTCCTCGCTGGCCTCCGCTGCGGGCACGATCCCGCACATTCTCTCCTTTGCATTACCCGACGGAGATCCGGGAGACGAATCGCCGTACATCACCGCAGTCGCCGAAAGCTACGGCACGACGGTCAATTGGGTCGAAATCACCGGCGTGCCACTCTACATTGAGCTCGAACGTCGATGCAGGACCCGGTCGCACTGCCATGGGCATACGCTGGAGATCCACAACCGCGTATTGGCTCGCAGGGCACGTACACTGAATGCACGGGTTCTCCTCAATGGTCATGGCGGCGACAACGTGTTCGCGCTGGAGAGCTGGCGGATGGCGGACCTCCTCCGCCGCGGCAGGCTGGTGGAGCTCCGTCGCTACCGCGCCGCTCGCGGCTACAGGGGATGGCGCAGCTTCGTCGATACCTGTCTGCGCCCG